One Lottiidibacillus patelloidae DNA window includes the following coding sequences:
- a CDS encoding ComEC/Rec2 family competence protein has protein sequence MLILSFLYTLLSSMVFTLEPTDIEKIDLKLTAEETAFTFLELESGEATLIQTGQGETTLVNTGGPNTRKMLEERLSVYEVSKIDNIIITNIGADYCANLDWLVEAYGVSNVYVSQAVKETMIHAYSLGNINVVGWKKADKAKISDSLLIDVLHAEELNEFDKGSLALLLTFGNQKVLYMGLANEEIETLLVNEYELEAQILKVGDFASERGTSQKFIDEVDPQVAVIFRTKDRNPSEDVLDRLQETWIDTYLTMKSGNISIKCSIENYKIITIPNENPDIGIS, from the coding sequence ATGCTTATTCTTTCCTTTCTCTATACGTTATTATCTAGTATGGTGTTTACACTCGAACCAACAGATATAGAGAAAATTGATTTGAAATTAACTGCTGAAGAAACAGCCTTTACGTTTTTAGAATTGGAGAGTGGAGAAGCAACTTTAATCCAGACTGGACAAGGAGAAACTACTCTAGTTAACACAGGTGGACCAAACACAAGGAAAATGTTAGAAGAACGTTTGTCTGTTTATGAAGTATCTAAAATTGATAATATCATCATTACAAACATTGGTGCTGACTATTGTGCGAATCTCGACTGGTTAGTAGAAGCATATGGAGTTTCCAATGTTTATGTTAGTCAAGCTGTCAAGGAAACGATGATACATGCTTATTCATTAGGCAATATTAATGTCGTTGGTTGGAAAAAGGCGGATAAAGCAAAAATTAGTGACAGTTTGCTTATAGACGTACTTCATGCAGAGGAATTAAATGAATTTGATAAAGGTTCTTTAGCTTTATTATTGACTTTCGGAAATCAAAAAGTGCTATATATGGGTTTAGCAAATGAAGAAATTGAAACGTTATTAGTTAACGAGTATGAACTTGAAGCACAAATACTAAAAGTTGGCGACTTTGCCAGTGAAAGAGGTACATCACAAAAATTTATTGATGAAGTTGATCCTCAAGTAGCTGTAATTTTCCGTACGAAAGATAGAAATCCGAGTGAAGATGTTTTAGACCGCCTACAAGAAACTTGGATTGACACATACTTAACAATGAAATCTGGCAATATTTCAATTAAATGCAGTATTGAAAATTACAAGATCATTACAATACCTAATGAAAATCCAGATATAGGTATTTCATGA
- the dinG gene encoding ATP-dependent DNA helicase DinG, whose translation MTKRFVVIDVETTGNQPLNGDKIIQIGAVVIENNEITERFSSFVNPGRQIPAFVTQLTGITEKDVINAPDFSEIAPKVLQLLDHSYFVAHNVPFDLSFIDEELTNSGYSNFSGPTIDTVELARVLLPTASGYKLSQLAQFFHIHHENPHQADSDAEVTGRLLLRLLEKLNSLPLVTCQRLQPLLKQLKSDIDQIIAEMIQYKLNHPYEDEEQYDVFNGIAYRNFSKEENSQVDYEADYATFKENITAANGLMDEKMSNYEVRSGQLKMMDLVYEAFENNSHSLIEAGTGTGKTLGYLLPASYYSKMEDKTIVISTHTVQLQQQIIENDIPMLRKVVPFSFKAAVLKGRQHYLCLRKFEQQLLDNYDDNLDNTLTKAMILIWLLETKTGDVEELNIPTKGNQFWYKVNSEGSTCLNRHCPWFGKCFYHRARRAAKEADLVITNHALLFSNAANDHQLLPSFNHAIIDEAHHLEDVVSDHFGIAIDYFTISNQLGRLGFTDGQEMMGKLATPFNETSAKTMAEKHPKFNETYKETISAFDDLFTLIHQYVRKKLLTPKSEIGRLSFRYDVTKERSSNWAAILETADLSVSKLADVLKLLRKIENHLQESENYLDAKQKGRLVDFSGLINTLETIEQSIRTLLLTHDENMVCWMEIDAKGARNATYLYAKPIDISELLADQFFAKKRSVILTSATLTISGKSFKYIVNRLGLEDFGPVTNVIDSPFSFETKAKIYIPNDIPNIKEVKLDEYIPILSRSLHKIAQKTKGRMLVLFTSYDMLRNTYIDLKTRLENEDFTLIAQGVSSGSRAKLTKNFKQNDQAILLGTSSFWEGVDIPGEDLSCIVIVRLPFSPPDNPVIAARSEKIKADGGNPFFDLSLPQAIIRFKQGFGRLIRTSSDKGAVFVFDTRIVTTRYGKNFIRSLPSVPTFQGPLDDLLENLQEWL comes from the coding sequence ATGACAAAGCGATTTGTAGTGATAGATGTCGAGACAACTGGGAATCAGCCATTAAACGGTGATAAGATAATACAAATTGGTGCTGTTGTCATTGAAAATAACGAAATTACTGAACGATTTTCAAGTTTTGTGAACCCAGGCCGACAAATTCCAGCTTTTGTAACACAATTAACTGGTATTACAGAAAAAGATGTAATAAATGCGCCTGATTTTAGTGAAATTGCTCCAAAAGTATTACAATTACTTGATCATTCATACTTTGTAGCTCACAATGTACCTTTTGACCTTTCCTTCATTGATGAAGAACTAACGAATAGCGGGTATAGTAATTTTTCCGGTCCAACGATTGATACCGTTGAATTAGCAAGGGTACTTTTGCCGACAGCTTCTGGATATAAATTGTCACAACTAGCACAATTCTTTCACATTCACCACGAAAATCCGCATCAAGCGGATAGTGATGCTGAAGTAACAGGAAGGTTGTTATTAAGGTTATTAGAAAAGTTGAACTCTTTGCCTTTAGTTACGTGCCAAAGGTTACAGCCATTATTAAAACAGTTGAAAAGTGATATCGATCAAATAATTGCTGAAATGATTCAATATAAACTGAATCATCCGTATGAAGATGAGGAGCAATATGACGTTTTTAATGGCATTGCTTACCGTAATTTCTCTAAAGAAGAAAACAGTCAAGTAGATTATGAAGCAGATTATGCAACGTTCAAAGAAAATATTACGGCGGCAAATGGACTAATGGATGAGAAAATGTCCAATTACGAAGTGAGATCTGGTCAATTGAAAATGATGGATCTTGTTTATGAAGCTTTCGAAAATAATAGCCACTCTTTAATTGAAGCTGGGACAGGGACAGGGAAGACGCTCGGTTATTTACTTCCAGCTAGTTATTATTCAAAAATGGAAGATAAAACGATTGTCATAAGTACTCATACGGTACAACTACAACAACAAATTATTGAAAATGATATTCCTATGCTTAGAAAGGTCGTTCCTTTTTCCTTCAAGGCTGCAGTTCTAAAAGGGCGACAGCATTATTTGTGTTTAAGAAAGTTTGAACAACAATTATTAGATAATTACGATGACAATTTAGATAATACTTTAACAAAGGCTATGATTTTAATATGGTTACTTGAAACGAAAACTGGTGATGTTGAAGAATTGAATATTCCTACGAAAGGAAATCAGTTTTGGTACAAAGTAAACAGTGAAGGAAGTACTTGCTTAAATAGACATTGTCCTTGGTTTGGTAAATGTTTTTATCACCGGGCTCGCAGAGCAGCGAAAGAAGCGGATTTAGTGATTACAAATCATGCCCTACTTTTCAGTAATGCTGCAAATGATCATCAACTTTTGCCTAGTTTTAATCACGCTATTATAGATGAAGCGCATCACTTGGAAGACGTCGTCAGCGATCATTTTGGAATTGCAATTGATTATTTTACAATTTCTAATCAACTTGGACGGTTAGGGTTTACCGATGGCCAAGAGATGATGGGGAAACTTGCAACGCCGTTTAATGAAACATCAGCCAAAACGATGGCTGAAAAGCATCCGAAATTTAACGAAACTTATAAAGAAACAATTTCAGCTTTTGATGATTTGTTTACACTAATTCATCAGTATGTGAGGAAAAAATTATTAACACCTAAAAGCGAAATTGGACGATTGTCATTTCGTTATGATGTCACAAAAGAACGTAGTTCAAACTGGGCAGCTATATTGGAAACAGCCGATCTATCAGTTTCAAAGTTAGCTGATGTCCTCAAATTATTGCGAAAAATTGAAAATCACTTACAAGAGAGTGAAAATTACTTAGATGCTAAACAAAAAGGTCGTCTTGTCGATTTCTCAGGATTAATAAACACGTTAGAAACGATAGAACAATCTATTCGCACTTTACTGTTAACTCATGATGAAAACATGGTTTGTTGGATGGAGATTGATGCAAAAGGTGCCAGAAATGCAACATATCTTTATGCTAAACCTATTGATATTTCTGAACTTCTAGCAGATCAATTTTTCGCAAAAAAACGAAGTGTCATACTAACTAGTGCAACGTTAACAATAAGTGGTAAGTCTTTTAAATATATCGTCAATCGATTAGGGTTAGAAGATTTTGGACCAGTAACGAATGTGATTGATTCACCTTTCTCATTTGAAACAAAAGCGAAGATATATATACCAAATGATATCCCTAATATTAAAGAAGTAAAATTGGATGAATATATTCCAATACTTTCACGCTCTCTTCATAAAATTGCGCAAAAAACAAAAGGGAGAATGCTCGTACTTTTTACATCTTACGACATGTTGCGTAATACATATATCGATTTAAAAACGCGACTTGAAAATGAAGATTTTACGTTAATTGCCCAAGGTGTATCAAGTGGGAGTAGAGCAAAATTAACGAAAAATTTTAAACAAAATGATCAAGCAATTTTGCTCGGAACAAGTAGCTTCTGGGAAGGTGTGGATATTCCTGGGGAAGATTTAAGCTGCATTGTTATCGTTCGGTTGCCTTTTTCACCGCCTGATAACCCTGTTATTGCAGCTAGGTCAGAGAAAATTAAAGCTGATGGAGGAAATCCATTTTTTGATCTTTCCTTACCGCAAGCAATTATTCGTTTTAAACAAGGATTTGGCAGGTTAATTCGAACTTCTTCTGATAAAGGTGCAGTGTTTGTATTTGATACTCGAATTGTTACTACGAGATACGGGAAAAACTTTATTCGTTCTTTACCATCAGTTCCAACTTTTCAAGGGCCTCTTGATGATTTACTAGAAAATCTTCAAGAATGGTTGTGA